A region from the Diadema setosum chromosome 13, eeDiaSeto1, whole genome shotgun sequence genome encodes:
- the LOC140236476 gene encoding phospholipase A2 A2-actitoxin-Cgg2a-like: MFAILVDYRQRPANVYVSHTAGGTQRRTPRSAFQLAAMIKCVTGRSSWDFYGYGCWCGLGGEGQTVDSLDECCKRHDECYQDLVNSKVCSTMDLYLGFYHFNRRHCEEKSLPNISCDDAMTACKISLCECDLQVALCFAKNQYNPKNAHYNRKFCLP; the protein is encoded by the exons ATGTTTGCAATCCTTGTCGACTACCGTCAGAGGCCGGCCAATGTCTATG TGTCTCATACAGCTGGTGGCACCCAACGAAGAACACCCCGCTCGGCCTTCCAACTGGCGGCCATGATCAAGTGCGTCACCGGTCGGTCATCGTGGGACTTTTACGGCTACGGTTGCTGGTGTGGCTTAGGCGGAGAGGGACAGACCGTGGACAGCCTGGACGA ATGCTGCAAGCGACATGACGAATGCTACCAAGACCTGGTAAACTCTAAAGTTTGCTCAACTATGGATCTCTACCTCGGCTTCTACCACTTCAATAGGCGCCACTGCGAGGAGAAATCTCTTCCAAACATATCGTGTG ATGATGCCATGACTGCGTGCAAGATATCACTGTGTGAATGTGACCTACAGGTGGCGCTGTGCTTCGCGAAGAATCAGTACAACCCAAAGAATGCACATTACAACAGGAAGTTTTGCCTTCCGTAA
- the LOC140236985 gene encoding uncharacterized protein → MDNSSSDSWEEFEALGMPRHEDTDYDRGQTTTRSSPRSMANITSSREHERILNEMKFSGSSNSYSRDGALKKSIMAIATGIKIMNSKNGEQSRLSPRSKETSKSPDVEMVVEEDENAKLDEENNDEFEAVSNIRSRGWRIVKVRLSEIAAKAPKNGIDSTPITFRNIAQLVKAKEFRMMLKRRASFIENGRFQFEEAKQDLYARYKVDPHLVSKLANRSRENRNADSNSGDGGQSKTSDDKKK, encoded by the coding sequence ATGGATAACTCAAGCTCCGACTCGTGGGAGGAGTTTGAGGCGCTTGGGATGCCCCGCCATGAGGATACCGATTACGATCGGGGCCAAACCACTACCCGGTCGTCCCCTCGTAGCATGGCTAACATTACATCTAGTAGAGAACACGAACGAATactcaatgaaatgaaattcagcgGTAGCAGTAATAGCTACAGCAGGGATGGTGCATTAAAGAAGTCCATTATGGCTATTGCAACCGGTATAAAAATCATGAACTCAAAGAACGGAGAGCAATCGCGTCTGTCACCGCGATCAAAAGAAACTTCGAAGTCCCCCGATGTCGAAATGGTTGTCGAGGAAGACGAAAACGCGAAACTGGACGAAGAAAATAACGACGAGTTTGAAGCAGTGTCTAATATTCGGAGTCGTGGATGGAGGATCGTCAAAGTGCGATTGTCCGAGATTGCCGCGAAGGCGCCGAAAAATGGCATTGACTCGACACCAATCACCTTTAGAAACATAGCACAGCTGGTAAAGGCCAAAGAGTTTCGCATGATGTTGAAACGGAGGGCCAGTTTCATAGAAAATGGTCGCTTCCAGTTTGAGGAGGCCAAACAAGATCTCTATGCCCGCTACAAAGTCGACCCGCATCTCGTGAGCAAGCTAGCGAACCGGTCGCGTGAGAATCGCAACGCCGACTCGAACAGTGGAGATGGTGGGCAAAGTAAGACAAGCGATGACAAGAAGAAGTAA